Genomic window (Microthrixaceae bacterium):
CGCCCCGGGGGGGGGGGGGGGGGTGCTCCCCCCCCCCCCCCCCCCCGACCGTCGCGTTTTGGCGGCGGGAGGAATACGGCTAATTGAGGCGAATGACTCAGATTTGATACCTCGTGATCTTGCATGTGTCATGCGTGGTGACATTTCTGGTAATTGGTCACATTCACGAGAATTTTCCACCTGGATGGCGCGGAAACCCGATTTCTGCGGCCTAGCATGGACCTTATGAAACGCTCTCTCGCGATTACCGCCGCATCCGTCACCATGCTCGCCAGCGCCTGCATCACCGACCAAGCCCTGTGGGGATCATGCAACCCCGCAGGCGATCCGTGGGGAACCGACGGCCACTGGGTCCTCTACTGCGACAAGGGCGAGTGGGTCCCCACGATGACCGCCCAGGAGTTCGTTGACATCTCCTCCGGCAAGAACGTGACGATCGGAACCCTTCCGACCAAGCCGGCGCCGACCACGACGTCCACCACCTCGACCTCGACGTCCACCACCTCGACCTCGACCACGACCTCGACGGTGCCCGTGCCCTTGCCGGTCTATGCGTCCGGCCCACTTACGGGTGCGCCCGGAGATTCCATCACGTGGACCGGTACCTTCGACAACCTGGGCGATACCCCAGAGGTGAACTTCAACGCATTTCCGGTGGAGGTGACCGCATCGAGCCCGACCAGCATCACGTTCACGGTGCCGGCGCTCGGGTTCACACCCCCCTTGGAGGCAGACCCGTTCGTCGCCGGCGACTACGCGGTCACCGTCAACACGTGGGGCGGGACCAGCGTTCCCCAGACCTTCACTGTCACGGCGCCCTGATTCTTCGGCGATTCAACGTCGGCACAGAGCTGATGAACTTGGTCGTCGGTCATCAAGACCGACGACCAAGTCGCCTTTTTGGGCGAGAGTTCGGCGCCGCGCGGTCGTTTGTCCGGGTCGGGCCGATGCCCCGAAGCCGATAGCGTGGCGGCCATGTCCGACTTCGTTCGTGAGAAAGTGCAGGCCGACATCGATTCCGGAAGGTACGGCGGTGTCGTGCAGACCCGTTTTCCGCCGGAGCCGAACGGCTTCCTGCACATCGGCCATGCCAAGTCGATCTACCTGAACTTCGGGATCGCGGAGGAGTTCGGCGGCCAGTGCTTCCTGCGTTTCGACGACACCAATCCCGAAACCGAAGACGTGTCCTACGTCGACGCCATCCAAGAGGACCTGGCCTGGCTCGGCGTCACCCCGTCGGGGCCGCCGAAGTTCGCCTCCGACTACTTCGAGCAGCTCTATGAATGGGCCGAGGAACTGGTGCGCCAGGGGCTCGCCTATGTCGATGACCAGGACAAGGAAACTATCTCGGCCCAGCGCGGCGGTTTCGGCCAACCGGGAATCGAGAGTCCCCATCGTGACCGCTCGGTGGAGGAGAACCTCGGGTTGTTTCGCCAGATGCGCGACGGAGCGTTCGGCGAGGGCGAGCGGGTGCTTCGCGCCAAGATCGACATGCAGGCCGACAACATGTGGCTGCGCGATCCGGTCCTGTACCGCATCCGCAAGGTGGCCCATCACCGTACCGAGGACCGTTGGTCGATCTATCCGACCTACGACTGGGCACACGGCCAATCCGATGCCATCGAAGGCACGACGCACTCGATCTGCACCCTGGAGTTCGCCGAGCATCGTCCGCTCTACGACTGGTGTCTCGACCACATCGCCCTTCCTTCGCACCGGCCCGAGCAGACCGAGTTCGCTCGCCTGAACCTCACCCACACGGTGCTGTCGAAGCGCACGCTCAAGACCCTCGTCGACACCGGCGCGGTGCAGGGTTGGGACGACGCCCGTATGCCGACGGTTCGGGGGCTGCGCCGCCGCGGCTATCCGGCTGAGGCGATCCGGGCGTTCACCGATCACATCTCGGTGGCCAAGACGAACTCGGTCGTCGAGATCGAACTGCTCGAGTCC
Coding sequences:
- a CDS encoding IPT/TIG domain-containing protein — translated: MKRSLAITAASVTMLASACITDQALWGSCNPAGDPWGTDGHWVLYCDKGEWVPTMTAQEFVDISSGKNVTIGTLPTKPAPTTTSTTSTSTSTTSTSTTTSTVPVPLPVYASGPLTGAPGDSITWTGTFDNLGDTPEVNFNAFPVEVTASSPTSITFTVPALGFTPPLEADPFVAGDYAVTVNTWGGTSVPQTFTVTAP
- a CDS encoding glutamine--tRNA ligase/YqeY domain fusion protein, yielding MSDFVREKVQADIDSGRYGGVVQTRFPPEPNGFLHIGHAKSIYLNFGIAEEFGGQCFLRFDDTNPETEDVSYVDAIQEDLAWLGVTPSGPPKFASDYFEQLYEWAEELVRQGLAYVDDQDKETISAQRGGFGQPGIESPHRDRSVEENLGLFRQMRDGAFGEGERVLRAKIDMQADNMWLRDPVLYRIRKVAHHRTEDRWSIYPTYDWAHGQSDAIEGTTHSICTLEFAEHRPLYDWCLDHIALPSHRPEQTEFARLNLTHTVLSKRTLKTLVDTGAVQGWDDARMPTVRGLRRRGYPAEAIRAFTDHISVAKTNSVVEIELLESFVRTHHNTHALRRMAVVEPLKLTITNWPEGHVEWMDVVNNPEDPAAGTRSVPFTGELWIEQEDFMADPPPKYFRLTPGREVRLRNAYFVTATEAVTDDDGNIIEVLATYDPETKGGNAPDGRKVKSTMHWVSRPHAVEATVHRYERLFRAAHPGSETGDVLDDLDPNSRVTTSARVEPALGEIAPGEVVQFERLGYFAADLDDPSVFHRTVGLRDEWANIQKQKK